GACATCAGCCGCAGGGTGCGTCCCCGGAACAGCATGGCCGTCGCGGCGACCACGCCCCCCATTCCCGAGGCTTCCTGCAGGCTCCGGGCCAGCAGCACCTCGCCGTTAGCGCGGCACAGCATCACGCCCTGGACCCCCGAGAGCCGCGCCAGATCACGCAGCAGTTCTTCCTGCCCGGCGGCGTGCGTCAGGTCGTAGCGGCGGCCCGGGGCGTGGCCATAGTCGGGGTCGTCAAATTCGAAGTCGTCTACCCCCAGCTCCGGTTCGTCCCAGCCGGCGTCGGACAGTTCGGTACCCTCGTCCCAGGCCGCCTGGGGCAGCGCCCCGGTGAACAGGGTGGGGGCCTTGGGGTACTGCGTCTCCAGTTGCCGCGCCAGAGACAGCAGTTCCTGGCGTGCGCGCGCCTGCGGCAGGACCGCCGAGAGCCGCGTCAGCAGCGGCCCGGACAGCACCCGCTGCATGTCCTGGGCCGTCAGGGTGTCCGGGCTCAGGTGGTTCTCGCGCAGCAGCGCCTGCAGCATGGTCTCTGCCGCCCGCGCCGAGACAACGCCCGACAGGGCGCGGACAGTCATGGTGTACACAGCG
The Deinococcus aerophilus DNA segment above includes these coding regions:
- a CDS encoding roadblock/LC7 domain-containing protein; translated protein: MTNAVYTMTVRALSGVVSARAAETMLQALLRENHLSPDTLTAQDMQRVLSGPLLTRLSAVLPQARARQELLSLARQLETQYPKAPTLFTGALPQAAWDEGTELSDAGWDEPELGVDDFEFDDPDYGHAPGRRYDLTHAAGQEELLRDLARLSGVQGVMLCRANGEVLLARSLQEASGMGGVVAATAMLFRGRTLRLMSADLGARTVCMRPLGGYCVAVVVGTPAGAQANVGRLLVELQGLEVAA